A window of Variovorax paradoxus EPS genomic DNA:
TCGACGAGCCGATGGCGGGCATGAACGTCGAGGAGAAGCAGGACATGAGCCGCTTCATCCTCGATGTGAACGACGAGTTCGGCGCGACCATCGTCTTGATCGAGCACGACATGGGCGTGGTGATGGACATCTCCGACCGCGTGGTGGTGCTGGACTACGGCAAGAAGATCGGCGACGGCACGCCGGATGAAGTTCGGAACAACGAAGACGTGATTCGGGCGTACCTGGGTGTGGAGCACTGACATGACACCGCACGACGGCCTCCTGTCTTGCTCCCTCTCCCGCTTGCGGGAGAGGGCTGGGGTGAGGGCTGACGGCCTGACCACCCACAGCGGCCTTGCCAAGGCCGCTTACCCTCACCCCAACCCTTTCCCGCAGGCGGGAGAGGGAGAAAGAAACTGACATGGGCTTTTTCCTCGAAACCCTGTTCGGCGGCCTCATGGTCGGCATGCTCTATTCGCTGATCGCCATCGGCTTCGTGCTGATCTACAAGGCCTCGGGCGTCTTCAACTTCGCGCAGGGTGCGATGGTGCTGTTCGCGGCACTCGCCATGGCGCGGTTCTCCGAATGGTTCCCGCTGTGGTTCGGCTTCCAGAGCCTCATCCTCGCGAACATCCTGGCCTTCATCGCGGCAATGGCGGTGATGGTCGTGGTGGCCTGGCTCATCGAACGGCTCGCGCTCAGCAAGCTGGTGAACCAGGAGGGCATCACGCTCCTGATGGCCACGCTGGGCATCGCCTACTTCCTCGATGGCGTGGGCCAGACGATCTTCGGCAACGACATCTACAAGATCGACGTGGGCATGCCCAAGGAACCGCTGATGGTGCTCGAAGGCACCTTCCCCGGTGGCCTGCTGCTGAGCCAGGAAGACCTGGTGGCCGCAGCGGTGTCGGCAGCGCTCGTGGTGGTGCTGGCCATCTTCTTCCAGAAAACCGCCACCGGCCGGGCGCTGCGCGCAGTGGCCGACGACCACCAGGCCGC
This region includes:
- a CDS encoding branched-chain amino acid ABC transporter permease yields the protein MGFFLETLFGGLMVGMLYSLIAIGFVLIYKASGVFNFAQGAMVLFAALAMARFSEWFPLWFGFQSLILANILAFIAAMAVMVVVAWLIERLALSKLVNQEGITLLMATLGIAYFLDGVGQTIFGNDIYKIDVGMPKEPLMVLEGTFPGGLLLSQEDLVAAAVSAALVVVLAIFFQKTATGRALRAVADDHQAAQSIGIPLKRIWVIVWSVAGFSALVAGIIWGSKLGVQFSLSLVALKALPVVILGGLTSIPGAIIGGLLIGVGEKLSEIYLGPMLGGGIEIWFAYVLALVFLLVRPQGLFGEKIIDRV